From the Halobacterium zhouii genome, the window GCGACCGCGCTCCTCCGGGAGTTCGACGCGCCATCCCTCGCCGCAGTCTGTGGGTTCGCGGCGCTCCCCGACCTCGACACGCTGCTCGGCATCTGGATCCACGGCGGCCACCGCGCCGTCCTCCACACGCTCCTGTTGCCCGCGCTCCTCGGCGCGCTCGTCTACTGGGACGCCCGCCGTGAGGATTCGTGGCTCCGGCGGCGGTTCGGCGAGAGGGGGTTCTATGTCGCTGGGGTCGGCGTGCTCGCGCTCCTGTTCGGCGGCATCCTCCCCGACCTGATGACCAACGGCGTGAACGCCTTCTACCCCCTGCAGGACCAGTTCTACACGCTCGACGGGAAACTCCACCTGTCGAACCAGCGCGGCGTCGTCCAGACGTTCGTGGAGTTCGGCCGGGACGGCGGCGAGACGGTGGGCGGGACCACCGAGAACACGCACTACTACACGGGGTTCGACCCGACGAGAGGGAGCGAGCCCGAGAACGTAGAGCGCGTCTTCCCCGTCGTCTCCTCGGGCCTCCAGTTGGTCGTCGTGCTGACTTCGCTCGCAGCGGTGGTCGGCCGATTCCGGGAAGCCAAACGCTAACCTGCGGGCGCGCTTCCTCGTCGCATGGTCAGGCCGTACCGCGAATCCGACGCGGACGAACTCTGGAAACTCAAACGCGGGTTCGAGACGGGACTCGGCGCCGGCACGGGCAGCGACGAGAAACAGGCGGCGTACGAGGCGAAGTTGAACGAGACGTACCGCGAGCGCTGGCTGGACTGGGTGGAGCGCTGCGTGGCCGAGAACGAACGCTGCGTGCAGGTCGCGGAGACCAGGAGCACGTCGGGGGCCGAGGACGCGTCGAGGAACAGTGAACTCGCCGGCTACGTGTTCGTCCTCCCGGAGTCGATGGCGTTCGTGTGGGACGCCGCCGTGCTGAACGAGGTGTTCGTCCGCCCGGACTGGCGCGGCACGGGCGCCGCGGACGATTTGATGGCGGCGGCGCTCGCCGTTGCGCGCGAACAGGACCTCCCGCTCGACCGGATGGTGCTGGACGTCGACGGGGAGAACGAGCGAGCGCGGGCGTTCTACGAGCGACACGACTTCTCGCACTGGGGAGAGATGGTCGCACGAGACCTCTGAGGCGAGATGGTCCCGCCGGGCCTCTGGGGCGGGAGGGCGGCCGGAGGTTCTACGACGACGTCGTCACGCCGCCGAGCGCGCCGCCGATACCGCCGAAGACGACGGGGTAGACGATGCCGGCGAGGAGCGGAGCGAGCGCGTAATGCGGGTGGATGCTCTCTGCGCCCGAGCCGTGCTGGAAGAGGAACACGCCGAGCACGGTGAACACGAGGTAGCCGATGACGACGCCGGCGCCCGCTCGCAGTCCGGTGTCGGCCGACCGGGCGTTCGCGGCGCGGGCGAGGACGAACCCGGCGACGGCCAGCAGAATCGGCGGGAGCAGGTAGAGCAGCGCGGGCGCGTCACCGCCTGCGATGAAGTTCGCTGACGCGCGACCACCGTCCTCGGGGTACGTGAACGGGACGAAGTGGGCGTTGTAGAACAGCCAGCCGACGGCCTTCCAGATCGGGATGCCGGTGCCGCCGAACAGTTCCACGACGAAGTTGTACGCATCGAGGGACTCGCGGACGTTCGCGGCCTGCCAGAGGTGCGTGACGAGGTAGCCGAAGAGGTACGTCACCGTTCCGGCGAACGCACCGATTCCAGCGGTACCCGTGGAGGTTCGTGCGGTGGACATGGTCTGGTCTCGGTAAGGAAGTTAAAAAGCCGTTGTGGCCGTTCGGGGTGCGCCTGGGCGGTAACGTCACTCGTCGCCGGACTCCTCGTCGGAGTTCGCGCCGACGTCCCACTGCAACGTGACCGTCCACCGGTGGCGTCCGTCCTCAACCGACGAGTGCTCGGTCACGGACACGTCGCCGTCCGGACGCGGGCGGCCGCCGTCGCGTTGGCCTGCGGCGCGCCGTTCGCCGTCGTTGGCAGGCCGCATCTCTTCGTAGTGGCCGGCGACCTGCTCGCGGAGCCCCTGGAGGTACGCCGCGAGTTCGTCCCGGTTCATCGAGTCGTCGCGTTCGGTCTCGAAACTGGTCGCGCCGCGGCCGACGCCGCCGGGCCTCCCGGTGGAGTGGGCGCCGACGACGGCGTTGATGACGGCGCCGAGAAGGAGGACGAGCGACGAGAAGTAGAGGTACGTGATGACCACGACGACGCCCCCGAAGAAACTCCCCGACCCGGGTTCGCTGAAGGAGAGGTACACCTGGAACAGCGCCTGGAAGACGGCCCAGCCGACCGCCGCGAAGACGACGCCGGGCAGCACCTCCCGGACCTCGAGGTCGGTGTCGGGGAAGACGTAGTAGACCGGGAAGAATGCGACCACGAGGCCGGCGACGAGTGCAAGCGGCGTCACCACGCCGAGGTACGGAATCACGTCGGAGAACACCGCGAACACGGCGCCGGCGGCCAGCATCGCGATGAGCGCGACAACCAGCGCGGTGAAGACGACGACGGCGTCACGGAGTTTGTCCGTGATGGAGTTGTTCGCCTCGGTCTCGTAGATCTCCGAGAACGCGGTGTCGAGCCCACGGAATATCTTGAACGTCCCCCAGACCAGGACAATCAGACCGATGATCGACGCGCCGCCCGTCGGCACCCCACCACCGAGCAGTTCCACGACGACGTTCGCTATCGGCCCGGGGAGCCACTGCTCCGCAAGTTCCACGAGTCGCTCCTCGATACCG encodes:
- a CDS encoding metal-dependent hydrolase; translation: MPSTVVHVAFGALVATALLREFDAPSLAAVCGFAALPDLDTLLGIWIHGGHRAVLHTLLLPALLGALVYWDARREDSWLRRRFGERGFYVAGVGVLALLFGGILPDLMTNGVNAFYPLQDQFYTLDGKLHLSNQRGVVQTFVEFGRDGGETVGGTTENTHYYTGFDPTRGSEPENVERVFPVVSSGLQLVVVLTSLAAVVGRFREAKR
- a CDS encoding GNAT family N-acetyltransferase, giving the protein MVRPYRESDADELWKLKRGFETGLGAGTGSDEKQAAYEAKLNETYRERWLDWVERCVAENERCVQVAETRSTSGAEDASRNSELAGYVFVLPESMAFVWDAAVLNEVFVRPDWRGTGAADDLMAAALAVAREQDLPLDRMVLDVDGENERARAFYERHDFSHWGEMVARDL
- a CDS encoding transporter: MSTARTSTGTAGIGAFAGTVTYLFGYLVTHLWQAANVRESLDAYNFVVELFGGTGIPIWKAVGWLFYNAHFVPFTYPEDGGRASANFIAGGDAPALLYLLPPILLAVAGFVLARAANARSADTGLRAGAGVVIGYLVFTVLGVFLFQHGSGAESIHPHYALAPLLAGIVYPVVFGGIGGALGGVTTSS
- a CDS encoding YihY/virulence factor BrkB family protein codes for the protein MVTLSGAHTFAERVFSDFGEKNVAFMAAGLAYNAFVSLVPMLILLFLLLSAFGAGIEERLVELAEQWLPGPIANVVVELLGGGVPTGGASIIGLIVLVWGTFKIFRGLDTAFSEIYETEANNSITDKLRDAVVVFTALVVALIAMLAAGAVFAVFSDVIPYLGVVTPLALVAGLVVAFFPVYYVFPDTDLEVREVLPGVVFAAVGWAVFQALFQVYLSFSEPGSGSFFGGVVVVITYLYFSSLVLLLGAVINAVVGAHSTGRPGGVGRGATSFETERDDSMNRDELAAYLQGLREQVAGHYEEMRPANDGERRAAGQRDGGRPRPDGDVSVTEHSSVEDGRHRWTVTLQWDVGANSDEESGDE